The DNA region AGAGCGATTACCGCGCTCGAGGCAGAGATCGTGCGACGGCAGCGGCTCTTCGCAAGCGCCGGTCACACCATCGACACGCTCGACGCATACCGCGCAACGAAACCCGCAGAGCCGATGGCGCGAATCGTGCTCGTGGTCGATGAGTGTGCGATGCTCGCGCAACAGCTGCCCAGTGTCTTGGCCTCGTTCGTGAGCATTGCCGCGGTCGGAAGGACGCTTGGTATTCACCTGGTGCTTGCGACCCAGAGACCCGCTGGCGTCGTGACCGAAGATATTCTCGCAAACACGAACTTGCGGGTTGCGCTTCGGGTGCAAAGCCCCGAAGATTCGTTGCAGGTTATTGAATCCTCTGCCGCCGCATACCTCTCCCGGCACCAGACAGGCAGGGCACTGCTTCGCTTAGGGAGGGGCGAGGTGGTCGAGGTGCAAACCGCGATGGTGCGCGGCGAAGCCTCTCGCGGCCCCCGCGATGCCGTGAGACTCAGTAAAGCAGCTCCGTTCAGACCCAGGCGGCTTGAGAAGGCTGCGCCTGTGCGGAGAACTGAACAATCGATTCCAACGTTCGGGCAGAGAGCGAACGAACGGGACGCCAACGACGGCGCGCAACACACGATCTCGGTGATTGCCCTCGCCGCTGACCGTCTCGGGCTGGGGCGCCCTCGCAGAGTGTGGCCCGAACCGTTACCCGGTCAGCTTTCCCGAGAACAGCTTGATCGTGTGGCAGCGGCTGAGAAGCGCGCTGGGAGCACGCTTGTGGTGGCACTCGCTGACGATCCGCCACGGCAACGACAGTACGCGAGCGGGTGGCGCGTAAACGAGGGAAACCTTTTGCTGCTTGGGCTACCAGGGAGCGGAACGAGTAACGCTCTCGTGCAGCTTGCGCTGGCATCGCTGCACGATTCACGGCGAAGGCCCTGCCAGCTGTTCTTTCTTGAGATGGGGCGCGGCACGTTTGACGCTTTTGCGGGGTCACCTGCCACGCGCACGGTCGTGTCATCCGGGCCCGACGCTGCTGAACAGCGCAGCCGGCTCATTCGCTTCTTGCATCAAGAGCTGCGGGCGCGGCAGGCGAGCAACAGGGAGCACGAACTAATGCTCATCTACGTTGACGGTTTCACTGAGCTCAGAGAGGAGTACCAAGACCATGATGGGCAACGGCTACTCGATCTGTTGATGCGGGTCTACGCCGATGGGCCGAGCGTTGCGATGCACACGGCGATGTCGGCGCACCGAGCCGCATCGGTTCCGACGGCAATCGATGCGCTCACTGAACAGCGGTGGGTGTTTCGCCTACCAAACCCGCACGACTACGCGGCCTTGGGTATTCGGGCAGTCGACATGCCTGCAGATACGCCGGGGCGGTGCATCGAGACAGCGTCGGGTCATCACCTGCAAATAGTGCAACCACCGAAGAGCGTTGAGGCCACGGTGCGAACGCTCGGGGCGGGCCGACGCGGCCAACATTTGCGAGACCCAGCTGCCGTTATGCCTCGCGAAGTGATGGCTGCGAGTCTCGAAGCGCTCCTCAGCCTGCGCGAGGGAGCGCTTGAGCTTCCCATTGGCATCGACGAAGCGGGGCTCGCGCCCGTCGTTGCGAAGCTGAGGCCCGGGCAGCACGTACTCGTTGCTGGGCCGTCGCGGTCGGGCAAATCAACGTTGCTCGGGGCACTTCGAGCAGTTTGCGAGCGTGAGCTTGGCGTGTGGGTCGTCTGCTCTCAGGCATCGCCTCTCGCGATCCCCGTCGACGCCTGCGTCGCGGTCACGGCCGAAGCGATCAGCGAGATCGTGCGATCCCTCCGGGAGAGGAGCACCCCAGCGCTTCTCATCATTGATGATGCAGACGAAATCGATGACGAGCGCGGTGAGATAGAGCAGCTCTTGCGACAGACCCCCGCGGGGCTCACGATCGTCGCCGCGGGGCACAGCTCGAGGTTGCGGCAGCGTTACGGCCACTGGAGCGCCGAGCTCCGTGATTCGCGGTGCGGCCTCCTGTTGCAACCAGACGTCGACTACGACGGCGAGCTTCTGGGCGTTCGGCTGCCGCGCTCGCAACCGGTCGCGATGAGCGAGGGGAGGGGGTACTGGTGTGAGCAGGGGCAAGTGACGCTCGTGCAGAGCATGCGCTCAGGCGCTCCGCGAGAAACGGTCGACGATCTTGCAGTCGGCAGGCGCTAGCGGGTCGAGGGGCGGCGCTCTTCGGCCCGCGCCTGGGCCGCGAGGTAAGCGTTGTACTCGTCGAGCTCGGCGTCTTCGGCCTCCTGGCGGCGCGAGGCCGTCTTCATATCGCGGTTGCGCCACTTCGAGAGGGTCACCGCGAGAACGATGAGGAGTGGAATCTCGCCGTAGCTCCAGGCAAGGGTTCCGCCGATTGACTCGTCGGCCGCCCGCGTGAGATCCCAGCCCGAGGGGTCACCCGAGTACCAAGAGAAGAGGTCGCCATCGCCGAGAATGAGAATGAGACCAAAGAGCGCGTGAATCTGAATTTCTACAAACACCTCGACAAGGCGCACGGCATACGAGGGCGTTCGCGGCAGCGGGTCCCTCGCCCAGAGCGGCGCCGCCGCGATCGTACCGAACACCAAGATGGTGGTGAGGAGCATCGCGTGGCCGCCAGGCAGTGCGAGCACGAGGCTGATGGCATCGGTGAAGTACAGTGCCGGGAAGAAAATGAGCGGAACCACGATGACCATGATCGGGTGCAACAGCACGTATGCGGTGCGCGAACGGTAGGCGCCGAGCGCCGCCCGCAAGATCGAGCCGCCAAGGCCCGTGTGCGGCATGGCCTTCAGCAACAGCCTGCCCGGTGAACCCATGAGCAGAAGCGGAGGAACGAAAACGAGCAGAGTGAGCTGCTGAAAGATGAGCACCGAAACGAGTGAATCGGCGAACCCATTCATCGACGTGCCGGTCACGAAGAACCACACGGCGCAGCCGAGCAGGAACGAGATGCTTGAGGCAGCGTTCCACTTCTTCCGTCTGCGCCGGAGGGAAATGACGCCCGCGAGGTACGCGATGAACACGAGCACCGAGGCCCAAGCGAGCGGGGTGATCGTGTCGGTACCGATCCTGACAAACTCGGCGGGATCGAACATCGGCGCGATGTTCGAACGCGTCAAAATGGACATTGCTGCCAGGAACGGCGTCGCGGTCATTGAGGGCAACCCTTATTTTCTTGCGGCTTCTGATCCACCCAGATCATGCGGATCGCTCACGGTGGTTGCTTTTCGTGGCCAGCGCGCAATGCGCATTCTGGTCACGATCGAAGGCCCTGCCGCGATGAACGTCGGTGGCATAACCCGAGGGGTCTCGGTTCGGAACACGACAGAAAGGAATCACCGGGTGAAAACGGCTCACCCCATGCTTCCCGCCGTAGTCAGCCCCCACCGTAGCAGTCTCTGTAGGGGCATGCCAGCCGGGCATCGCGGCAGAGCGGGCTTTAGAGTGTCTCTGGCTCAGCCTCTGGGCTGCCGCCAGCGTCTTTCTCGTCACGCCTTGGCACGATGAGGTCAAAGAGCCACGAGAAGACGAAGGCGTAGACAAGGAAGAAGACCATGAGCCCGATGTCGAGCAAGAAAGCCTCGAGGAGCCCGACGCCGAGCAGCAATGCCATGGCGGGTACGAGAAAGACGACGAGGCCCGCCTCGAAGCCGAGCGAGTACGCGATGCGGCGCGGAACCGTTCGCGTTTGTGACGGCTGGCGGCGCTCCCACGCCTCAAAGAGGCTCGTCCAAATAAAGTTCCAGGTCATGGCGATGACCGACGACACCACGGCCGTCGCCATCGCGCTCGAGCCGCTATGGCCGAGGGCTGAAAAGGTAAATGCCACGAGTGAGATGGCGAGCAGCTCGAAAACGAGCACGTAGACGATTCGACGCACGATGGGCGACATGGTTCCTCCCGAGTGTTGAGCATGGGAAGTCCTTGCGGGTTCACGTCCATGGCACATGAAACATGGTGTGGCTGAGCCACGGGCGAAGCGCTGAGGCGGTTCGTTCAGGAAATCTTAGCAACGGTCTGCTGGGCACGTGCACAGGCAAGCTCCGACAAAACCGGGGCGATGAGGGAGGGCGACTAAGCGGTTTGTACGAGGTGCTCGGTCGCGGCTCCCGGCGCTGTAAAGCGGGCCGCAACATCGTGAATGAGGGCCTGCAGAGCGGCTCCCGCGTGGGTCGGCGCCATGTCGGTTCGCCTCGCGAGGCTCACGGTGCGGGTGAGGTCTGGCTCGACGAGTGGGGTGACGCGAAGGCTTGGCCGGTCAACCGTGATCATCGCGGGCACGACCGCGACGCCGAGGCCGCGTTCGGTGAAGCGCAGCGCGGCGTCCATCTCGGCTCCCGTTAACGCAACATTCGGCGTGAGGTCGGCTGCCAACATGGCGGTATCGATAGCCCCGCGAAGGTCGTAGTTGTCGGGAAACATGAGTTGAGGAACGGTTGCGAGTTCCCGAAGGGTGACTCGCTGCTCGCTCTCAAATGGTGTGGGGAACGCGCCCCCTGAGACAACGACGAGGCGCTCGAGCAGCAGCGGCTCCAGTTCGAGCACGGCGCGGTCGGCGCCAGAAGAGAGGCTTGTCACGATGAGTGCGAGATCGAGAGACCCCTCGATGAGGGCAGAGATAAGGCTGCGCGAACCGCTCTCGACAATCTCTAGGTCGATGCCCGGGTGGCTCGCCTGAAACTCTGTGAGTACCTCGACCACGAGGCTTGTGCACAGGGTGGGAGTCGCCCCGAGGCGAATGCGACCGCTTCGAAGGCCTGCGAGCTCGGCCATTTCGTGGTGGGCCGTCTCGGCATCGGCGAGCATACGTCGTGCGATGGGTAGTAGTCGTTCGCCGGCAGCGGTGAGGGTCACATTGCCGCGCACCCTGTTAAAAAGCTCAATGCCGAGGTTCTGTTCGAGCGATGCGATCTGCCTGCTGAGCGACGGCTGGGCGAGGTGCAGCTGGTCTGCGGCCCGCGTAAAGTTGCCGGTTTTGGTGATTGCCACGAAACCACGCAGCTGTTCAAGATTCATGTCAATAGCCTAAACGCATTGTTCTCATGAAAACAATGCATTGGAGTAATTGAAAGATCAGATCTAGCGTGGGGGCCATGGAAAAAGAGACACCACAACCAGAGAGAATGATGACCACCGCGGTGCTCGTCATTGGCACCGGCGGCGCGGGGCTTCGCGCGGCCATCGAGCTTTCAGAGCAGGGGGTGCAGGTGCTCGCGGTCGGCAAGCGTCGTAAGCACGATGCGCACACCACCCTCGCAGCCGGTGGCATCAATGCCGCGCTTGGCACGATGGATCCTGAAGACAGCTGGCAGCAGCACGCGGCCGATACGTTGCGCGAGTCGTACATGCTCGCTGATCCGCACATCGTTGAAATCGTCGCCAAGAACGCGGCCCAGGGAATCGACGATCTCGACCGCTGGGGAATGCCCTTCGCGCGTGAGGAAGACGGGCGCATCAGCCAGCGCTTCTTCGGCGCTCACCTCT from Leucobacter sp. UCMA 4100 includes:
- a CDS encoding cytochrome c oxidase assembly protein, translating into MTATPFLAAMSILTRSNIAPMFDPAEFVRIGTDTITPLAWASVLVFIAYLAGVISLRRRRKKWNAASSISFLLGCAVWFFVTGTSMNGFADSLVSVLIFQQLTLLVFVPPLLLMGSPGRLLLKAMPHTGLGGSILRAALGAYRSRTAYVLLHPIMVIVVPLIFFPALYFTDAISLVLALPGGHAMLLTTILVFGTIAAAPLWARDPLPRTPSYAVRLVEVFVEIQIHALFGLILILGDGDLFSWYSGDPSGWDLTRAADESIGGTLAWSYGEIPLLIVLAVTLSKWRNRDMKTASRRQEAEDAELDEYNAYLAAQARAEERRPSTR
- a CDS encoding PACE efflux transporter, producing MSPIVRRIVYVLVFELLAISLVAFTFSALGHSGSSAMATAVVSSVIAMTWNFIWTSLFEAWERRQPSQTRTVPRRIAYSLGFEAGLVVFLVPAMALLLGVGLLEAFLLDIGLMVFFLVYAFVFSWLFDLIVPRRDEKDAGGSPEAEPETL
- a CDS encoding LysR family transcriptional regulator, giving the protein MNLEQLRGFVAITKTGNFTRAADQLHLAQPSLSRQIASLEQNLGIELFNRVRGNVTLTAAGERLLPIARRMLADAETAHHEMAELAGLRSGRIRLGATPTLCTSLVVEVLTEFQASHPGIDLEIVESGSRSLISALIEGSLDLALIVTSLSSGADRAVLELEPLLLERLVVVSGGAFPTPFESEQRVTLRELATVPQLMFPDNYDLRGAIDTAMLAADLTPNVALTGAEMDAALRFTERGLGVAVVPAMITVDRPSLRVTPLVEPDLTRTVSLARRTDMAPTHAGAALQALIHDVAARFTAPGAATEHLVQTA